In a single window of the Zea mays cultivar B73 chromosome 5, Zm-B73-REFERENCE-NAM-5.0, whole genome shotgun sequence genome:
- the LOC100274388 gene encoding uncharacterized LOC100274388 has product MELDEQAFLEEILSLRRDAWDCNAMGDFFAPAAMDCTFQDRHHQAPTVSVLPTFTASYAQPQPQPAAAPGFDCLSEVYGAAAFGGPNAGDYGGEMGFLDVVEPKAASAALVDGAAGLGACKVEPGLAESGGAFGAGAGAAPPPALASKKKRVEGMPSKNLMAERRRRKRLNDRLSMLRSVVPKISKMDRTSILGDTIDYMKELLERIKLLQEEIGQQQEEAPGMLSVFRELNPNEMVARNTPKFDVERKEGGDTRVEIYCAAKPGLLLSTVSTLDTLGLDIQQCVVSCFNDFGMHASCSEMQREMISADAIKQELFKNAGYGGGCL; this is encoded by the exons ATGGAGCTGGACGAGCAGGCCTTCCTGGAGGAGATCCTCTCCCTGCGGAGGGACGCCTGGGACTGCAATGCCATGGGGGACTTCTTCGCCCCGGCCGCCATGGACTGCACCTTCCAGGACCGCCACCACCAGGCGCCCACCGTCAGCGTCCTCcccaccttcaccgcctcctacgcccagccgcagccgcagccggcgGCGGCGCCCGGCTTCGACTGCCTCAGCGAGGTCTACGGCGCCGCCGCGTTCGGCGGGCCCAATGCTGGTGACTACGGCGGCGAGATGGGGTTCCTTGACGTCGTCGAGCCCAAGGCGGCGTCGGCGGCACTGGTGGACGGCGCCGCGGGCCTCGGGGCCTGCAAGGTGGAGCCCGGCCTGGCGGAGAGCGGCGGCGCGTTcggcgctggcgctggcgctgcGCCGCCGCCGGCCCTGGCGTCCAAGAAGAAGAGGGTCGAGGGGATGCCGTCCAAGAACCTgatggccgagcgccgccgccgcaAGCGCCTCAACGACCGCCTCTCCATGCTACGCTCCGTCGTGCCCAAGATCAGCAAG ATGGACCGGACGTCGATCCTGGGCGACACGATCGACTACATGAAGGAGCTGCTGGAGAGGATCAAGCTGCTGCAGGAAGAGATCgggcagcagcaggaggaggcgcCAGGCATGCTCAGCGTCTTCCGGGAGCTCAACCCCAACGAGATGGTGGCCAGGAACACCCCCAAG TTCGACGTGGAGCGGAAGGAGGGCGGCGACACCCGGGTGGAGATCTACTGCGCCGCCAAGCCGGGGCTGCTGCTGTCCACGGTGAGCACGCTGGACACGCTAGGGCTCGACATCCAGCAGTGCGTCGTCAGCTGCTTCAACGACTTCGGCATGCACGCCTCCTGCTCCGAG ATGCAGAGGGAAATGATCAGCGCCGACGCGATAAAGCAGGAGCTGTTCAAGAACGCTGGCTATGGCGGAGGCTGCTTGTAG